The following coding sequences lie in one Arabidopsis thaliana chromosome 3, partial sequence genomic window:
- the SHH2 gene encoding DNA-BINDING TRANSCRIPTION FACTOR 2 (sequence-specific DNA binding transcription factors;sequence-specific DNA binding; FUNCTIONS IN: sequence-specific DNA binding, sequence-specific DNA binding transcription factor activity; INVOLVED IN: regulation of transcription, DNA-dependent; EXPRESSED IN: 22 plant structures; EXPRESSED DURING: 13 growth stages; CONTAINS InterPro DOMAIN/s: Homeobox (InterPro:IPR001356); BEST Arabidopsis thaliana protein match is: unknown protein (TAIR:AT1G15215.2).) codes for MGRPPSNGGPAFRFILPEVTEMEAILLQHNTAMPGRHILEALADKFSESPERKGKVVVQFKQIWNWFQNRRYALRARGNKAPGKLNVSSMPRMDLPNQMRSVIQPLSVPKTTHMTGNLPGMTPAPSVPGVMRSGSDNSYLEFEAKSARDGAWYDVQAFLAHRNLEIGDPEVQVRFAGFEVEEDEWINVKKHVRQRSLPCEASECVAVLAGDLVLCFQEGKDQALYFDAIVLDAQRRRHDVRGCRCRFLVRYSHDQSEQEIVPLRKICRRPETDYRLQQLHNAVNDLANSNQHQIPALDAAAKTPLSLPGATVPIVAPESKDPSLSATPATLVQPSSNAATVPAGSA; via the exons ATGGGTCGACCTCCCAGTAATGGCGGTCCGGCGTTTCGATTTATCCTGCCTGAG GTAACGGAGATGGAAGCAATTTTGCTACAGCATAATACAGCAATGCCAGGTCGACATATTCTTGAAGCTCTTGCTGATAAGTTTAG TGAATCACCTGAGCGGAAGGGGAAAGTTGTTGTGCAGTTCAAGCAA ATCTGGAACTGGTTTCAAAATAGGCGATATGCTTTACGAGCAAGGGGAAACAAAGCTCCTGGGAAGCTAAATGTATCTTCCATGCCGCGTATGGATTTACCAAATCAGATGAGAAGTGTGATTCAACCATTATCAGTTCCTAAAACCACTCATATGACTGGAAATTTACCCGGCATGACGCCTGCCCCTTCTG TTCCCGGTGTCATGAGGAGTGGTTCAGACAACTCTTACTTGGAATTTGAAGCCAAATCTGCCAGGGATGGTGCATG GTATGATGTGCAAGCTTTCCTAGCTCATAGAAACTTGGAGATTGGTGATCCG GAAGTGCAGGTTCGATTTGCGGGTTTcgaagttgaagaagatgaatggaTAAATGTCAAAAAGCATGTAAGACAACGGTCTCTCCCATGTGAAGCATCAGAATGTGTTGCAGTTCTTGCTGGAGATCTCGTCCTTTGTTTCCAG GAAGGAAAAGATCAAGCTCTTTACTTTGACGCCATTGTTCTTGACGcacagagaagaagacatgatGTCAGAGGTTGTCGTTGTAGGTTCTTGGTGCGTTACAGCCACGACCAGTCCGAG CAGGAAATCGTTCCCTTGAGGAAGATTTGTCGGCGGCCCGAGACAGATTACAGGCTACAACAACTTCACAACGCCGTAAACGATTTGGCTAACTCAAATCAGCATCAGATACCCGCTCTAGATGCGGCTGCAAAAACCCCTCTGTCACTACCCGGAGCTACAGTTCCCATTGTTGCACCCGAGTCAAAAGATCCGAGCCTGAGTGCCACTCCAGCCACTTTGGTTCAGCCTAGCTCCAATGCAGCTACTGTTCCCGCTGGTTCAGCCTAG
- the EMB1865 gene encoding CRS1 / YhbY (CRM) domain-containing protein (embryo defective 1865 (EMB1865); FUNCTIONS IN: RNA binding; INVOLVED IN: embryo development ending in seed dormancy; LOCATED IN: chloroplast; EXPRESSED IN: 22 plant structures; EXPRESSED DURING: 13 growth stages; CONTAINS InterPro DOMAIN/s: RNA-binding, CRM domain (InterPro:IPR001890); BEST Arabidopsis thaliana protein match is: CRM family member 3B (TAIR:AT4G14510.1); Has 1281 Blast hits to 1142 proteins in 135 species: Archae - 11; Bacteria - 10; Metazoa - 285; Fungi - 118; Plants - 447; Viruses - 43; Other Eukaryotes - 367 (source: NCBI BLink).), whose protein sequence is MALAPLNFTEMPLRSSLPLTSSSRYCSSPSLHALLFYSLGVKPSRQQIVRPFSSLRTSERSNNRSNNNRRLDQRNHKPTPPWIDKWPPSSSGAGGDHAGKKGGENNGGDRIRSAEEEAEAKLRYLEKDKGQNAIERIVLRLRNLGLGSDDEDDVEDDEGGGINGGDVKPVTGEERLGDLLKREWVRPDMMLAEGEESEEEDEVLLPWEKNEEEQAAERVVGEGGVAVMQKRRARAPSLAELTVEDSELRRLRRDGMYLRVRINIPKAGLTQAVMEKIYDTWRKEELVRLKFHEVLARDMKTAHEIVERRTGGMVIWRAGSVMVVYRGLDYKGPPVISNQMAGPKETLFVPDVSSAGDEATNAKDNQSAPLVIKDPIIKNPIRKENMTEEEVEFNSLLDSLGPRFQEWWGTGVLPVDADLLPPTIPGYKTPFRLLPTGMRSNLTNAEMTNLRKIGKTLPCHFALGRNRNHQGLAAAILQIWEKSLIAKIAVKRGIQNTNNKLMADEVKTLTGGVLLLRNKYYIVIYRGKDFLPSSVAATLAERQELTKEIQDVEERVRNREIEAVQPVGDKVPAEAGTLAEFYEAQARWGKEITPDHREKMIEEASRVANARVVKRIQHKLNLAQSKFQRAEKLLSKIEASMIPNGPDYDQEVISEEERAMFRKVGLKMKAYLPIGIRGVFDGVIENMHLHWKHRELVKLISKQKNQAFVEETARLLEYESGGVLVAIEKVPKGFALIYYRGKNYRRPISLRPRNLLTKAKALKRSIAMQRHEALSQHISELERTIEQMQSQLTSKNPSYSESEWENDEDDDDDEEEEKDDVEDNESDWDETDGESAISSIEEADMSSR, encoded by the exons ATGGCTTTGGCTCCACTTAATTTTACGGAAATGCCACTGAGAAGCTCTCTTCCTCTGACCTCTAGCTCTCGCTATTGTTCCTCTCCTTCGCTTCACGCATTGCTCTTCTATTCGTTGGGTGTGAAACCCTCGCGTCAACAAATTGTTCGGCCATTCTCTTCGCTGCGTACAAGCGAGCGTAGCAACAACAGGAGCAATAACAATCGTCGATTAGATCAACGTAATCATAAACCTACTCCTCCTTGGATAGATAAGTGGCCTCCGTCATCCTCCGGAGCTGGCGGTGATCATGCCGGGAAGAAAGGTGGTGAAAACAACGGCGGAGATAGAATTCGGTCTGCGGAGGAGGAAGCGGAAGCGAAACTTCGGTATTTGGAGAAGGATAAAGGACAAAACGCGATTGAGAGGATTGTTCTTCGGCTACGGAATTTAGGATTAGGTTCGGATGATGAGGACGATGTGGAAGATGACGAGGGAGGTGGAATTAACGGCGGAGATGTGAAGCCGGTGActggagaagagagattggGGGATTTGTTGAAGAGAGAGTGGGTGAGACCTGATATGATGCTTGCTGAGGGAGAAGAGAGTGAGGAAGAGGATGAGGTATTATTGCCATGGGAGAAAAATGAGGAAGAGCAGGCGGCGGAGAGAGTAGTAGGAGAAGGAGGAGTGGCGGTGATGCAGAAGAGGAGAGCTAGAGCTCCATCACTGGCGGAGCTCACCGTTGAGGATTCTGAGTTACGGCGGTTAAGGAGGGATGGAATGTATCTGAGGGTTAGGATCAATATACCAAAAGCTGGGCTAACGCAGGCAGTGATGGAGAAGATTTATGATACTTGGAGGAAAGAAGAGCTTGTGAGGCTAAAGTTCCACGAAGTGCTTGCTCGTGACATGAAGACGGCCCATGAGATTGTTGAG CGTCGAACTGGTGGAATGGTGATATGGAGGGCCGGAAGTGTAATGGTGGTTTATCGTGGACTTGACTATAAAGGACCTCCTGTGATCTCTAATCAAATGGCCGGTCCTAAAGAGACTCTTTTTGTCCCAGATGTATCTTCTGCTGGCGATGAAGCAACAAATGCCAAAGATAACCAAAGTGCACCTTTGGTAATCAAAGATCCGATCATCAAGAACCCTATTCGCAAAGAGAATatgacagaagaagaagttgaattTAACAGTCTATTAGACAGCTTAGGTCCACGTTTTCAAGAGTGGTGGGGTACTGGGGTACTACCTGTGGACGCTGACTTACTACCTCCTACAATTCCTGGTTATAAAACACCTTTCAGGCTTCTTCCTACTGGGATGAGATCAAATTTGACCAATGCCGAAATGACAAATCTCAGGAAGATTGGTAAAACTCTCCCATGCCATTTTGCTCTTG GTAGGAACAGAAATCACCAAGGATTGGCAGCTGCAATACTCCAGATCTGGGAGAAAAGTCTAATTGCAAAGATCGCTGTGAAGCGAGGTATCCAGAATACAAATAACAAACTAATGGCGGATGAAGTGAAG ACATTGACAGGGGGTGTCTTGCTGCTCAGAAATAAGTATTACATTGTAATATATCGTGGGAAGGACTTCCTTCCTTCAAGTGTGGCAGCTACTTTAGCAGAAAGACAAGAATTAACGAAAGAGATTCAAGATGTCGAAGAGAGGGTAAGAAATCGTGAGATTGAGGCTGTTCAGCCTGTTGGTGACAAAGTACCAGCAGAAGCTGGCACTCTGGCCGAGTTTTATGAGGCTCAAGCCCGATGGGGGAAGGAAATAACTCCAGACCATCGTGAAAAGATGATTGAAGAAGCTTCAAGGGTTGCAAATGCTAGAGTTGTTAAACGAATACAACACAAACTAAACCTT GCCCAATCGAAGTTTCAAAGAGCAGAGAAACTGTTGTCCAAAATAGAAGCCTCTATGATTCCAAATGGACCTGATTATGATCAAGAGGTCATCTCCGAGGAAGAAAGAGCTATGTTCCGGAAAGTGGGACTGAAAATGAAGGCATACTTACCCATAG GTATCCGTGGTGTATTTGATGGAGTCATTGAGAACATGCATCTGCATTGGAAACACAGAGAATTGGTGAAGCTTATATCAAAACAGAAGAACCAAGCATTTGTTGAGGAGACAGCCCGGTTACTAGAATACGAGAGTGGTGGAGTTCTTGTGGCAATAGAAAAGGTTCCTAAAGGATTTGCGCTTATTTATTACCGTGGGAAGAATTACAGGAGACCCATTAGCTTGAGACCAAGGAATCTTCtgacaaaagcaaaagcattGAAACGTTCCATTGCAATGCAACGCCACGAG GCACTTAGTCAGCATATTTCTGAACTGGAGAGAACAATAGAGCAAATGCAAAGCCAACTC ACTTCGAAAAACCCGTCATACAGTGAATCAGAATGGGAGAacgatgaggatgatgatgatgatgaagaagaagagaaagatgatgtGGAGGATAATGAGAGTGATTGGGATGAAACTGATGGCGAATCTGCAATTTCTAGTATCGAAGAAGCTGATATGTCATCGCGCTAA
- the SHH2 gene encoding DNA-BINDING TRANSCRIPTION FACTOR 2 (sequence-specific DNA binding transcription factors;sequence-specific DNA binding; FUNCTIONS IN: sequence-specific DNA binding, sequence-specific DNA binding transcription factor activity; INVOLVED IN: regulation of transcription, DNA-dependent; EXPRESSED IN: 22 plant structures; EXPRESSED DURING: 13 growth stages; CONTAINS InterPro DOMAIN/s: Homeobox (InterPro:IPR001356); BEST Arabidopsis thaliana protein match is: unknown protein (TAIR:AT1G15215.2); Has 35333 Blast hits to 34131 proteins in 2444 species: Archae - 798; Bacteria - 22429; Metazoa - 974; Fungi - 991; Plants - 531; Viruses - 0; Other Eukaryotes - 9610 (source: NCBI BLink).), producing the protein MGRPPSNGGPAFRFILPEVTEMEAILLQHNTAMPGRHILEALADKFSESPERKGKVVVQFKQIWNWFQNRRYALRARGNKAPGKLNVSSMPRMDLPNQMRSVIQPLSVPKTTHMTGNLPGMTPAPSGSLVPGVMRSGSDNSYLEFEAKSARDGAWYDVQAFLAHRNLEIGDPEVQVRFAGFEVEEDEWINVKKHVRQRSLPCEASECVAVLAGDLVLCFQEGKDQALYFDAIVLDAQRRRHDVRGCRCRFLVRYSHDQSEQEIVPLRKICRRPETDYRLQQLHNAVNDLANSNQHQIPALDAAAKTPLSLPGATVPIVAPESKDPSLSATPATLVQPSSNAATVPAGSA; encoded by the exons ATGGGTCGACCTCCCAGTAATGGCGGTCCGGCGTTTCGATTTATCCTGCCTGAG GTAACGGAGATGGAAGCAATTTTGCTACAGCATAATACAGCAATGCCAGGTCGACATATTCTTGAAGCTCTTGCTGATAAGTTTAG TGAATCACCTGAGCGGAAGGGGAAAGTTGTTGTGCAGTTCAAGCAA ATCTGGAACTGGTTTCAAAATAGGCGATATGCTTTACGAGCAAGGGGAAACAAAGCTCCTGGGAAGCTAAATGTATCTTCCATGCCGCGTATGGATTTACCAAATCAGATGAGAAGTGTGATTCAACCATTATCAGTTCCTAAAACCACTCATATGACTGGAAATTTACCCGGCATGACGCCTGCCCCTTCTGGTAGTTTAG TTCCCGGTGTCATGAGGAGTGGTTCAGACAACTCTTACTTGGAATTTGAAGCCAAATCTGCCAGGGATGGTGCATG GTATGATGTGCAAGCTTTCCTAGCTCATAGAAACTTGGAGATTGGTGATCCG GAAGTGCAGGTTCGATTTGCGGGTTTcgaagttgaagaagatgaatggaTAAATGTCAAAAAGCATGTAAGACAACGGTCTCTCCCATGTGAAGCATCAGAATGTGTTGCAGTTCTTGCTGGAGATCTCGTCCTTTGTTTCCAG GAAGGAAAAGATCAAGCTCTTTACTTTGACGCCATTGTTCTTGACGcacagagaagaagacatgatGTCAGAGGTTGTCGTTGTAGGTTCTTGGTGCGTTACAGCCACGACCAGTCCGAG CAGGAAATCGTTCCCTTGAGGAAGATTTGTCGGCGGCCCGAGACAGATTACAGGCTACAACAACTTCACAACGCCGTAAACGATTTGGCTAACTCAAATCAGCATCAGATACCCGCTCTAGATGCGGCTGCAAAAACCCCTCTGTCACTACCCGGAGCTACAGTTCCCATTGTTGCACCCGAGTCAAAAGATCCGAGCCTGAGTGCCACTCCAGCCACTTTGGTTCAGCCTAGCTCCAATGCAGCTACTGTTCCCGCTGGTTCAGCCTAG
- the ATSYTF gene encoding C2 domain-containing protein (ATSYTF; FUNCTIONS IN: molecular_function unknown; INVOLVED IN: biological_process unknown; EXPRESSED IN: 24 plant structures; EXPRESSED DURING: 13 growth stages; CONTAINS InterPro DOMAIN/s: C2 membrane targeting protein (InterPro:IPR018029), C2 calcium/lipid-binding domain, CaLB (InterPro:IPR008973), C2 calcium-dependent membrane targeting (InterPro:IPR000008); BEST Arabidopsis thaliana protein match is: Calcium-dependent lipid-binding (CaLB domain) family protein (TAIR:AT5G11100.1); Has 5534 Blast hits to 4008 proteins in 246 species: Archae - 0; Bacteria - 0; Metazoa - 3360; Fungi - 437; Plants - 1305; Viruses - 0; Other Eukaryotes - 432 (source: NCBI BLink).), translating into MGRRIKRKGLINTEAAREFINHLVAERHSLLLLVPLVLAFWAIERWVFAFSNWVPLVVAVWASLQYGSYQRALLAEDLTKKWRQTVFNASTITPLEHCQWLNKLLSEIWLNYMNKKLSLRFSSMVEKRLRQRRSRLIENIQLLEFSLGSCPPLLGLHGTCWSKSGEQKIMRLDFNWDTTDLSILLQAKLSMPFNRTARIVVNSLCIKGDILIRPILEGRALLYSFVSNPEVRIGVAFGGGGGQSLPATELPGVSSWLVKILTETLNKKMVEPRRGCFSLPATDLHKTAIGGIIYVTVVSGNNLNRRILRGSPSKSSEIGEGSSGNSSSKPVQTFVEVELEQLSRRTEMKSGPNPAYQSTFNMILHDNTGTLKFNLYENNPGSVRYDSLASCEVKMKYVGDDSTMFWAVGSDNGVIAKHAEFCGQEIEMVVPFEGVSSGELTVRLLLKEWHFSDGSHSLNSVNSSSLHSLDSSSALLSKTGRKIIVTVLAGKNLVSKDKSGKCDASVKLQYGKIIQKTKIVNAAECVWNQKFEFEELAGEEYLKVKCYREEMLGTDNIGTATLSLQGINNSEMHIWVPLEDVNSGEIELLIEALDPEYSEADSSKGLIELVLVEARDLVAADIRGTSDPYVRVQYGEKKQRTKVIYKTLQPKWNQTMEFPDDGSSLELHVKDYNTLLPTSSIGNCVVEYQGLKPNETADKWIILQGVKHGEVHVRVTRKVTEIQRRASAGPGTPFNKALLLSNQMKQVMIKFQNLIDDGDLEGLAEALEELESLEDEQEQYLLQLQTEQSLLINKIKDLGKEILNSSPAQAPSRDS; encoded by the exons ATGGGTCGGAGAATAAAGAGGAAAGGTCTGATAAACACGGAAGCTGCAAGAGAATTTATCAATCATCTAGTTGCTGAGAGGCATTCGCTGTTGTTGCTGGTTCCTTTGGTCTTAGCTTTCTGGGCAATTGAAAGATGGGTCTTTGCTTTCTCCAATTGGGTTCCTCTCGTTGTCGCCGTCTGGGCTTCTCTTCAG tATGGAAGTTACCAAAGGGCACTACTTGCAGAAGATCTAACCAAGAAGTGGAGGCAAACCGTTTTCAATGCGTCG ACGATAACTCCATTGGAACATTGTCAATGGCTGAACAAGTTACTGTCTGAAATTTGGCTAAACTATATGAACAAGAAACTCTCTCTTAGGTTTTCTTCTATGGTGGAG AAACGATTGAGGCAACGAAGATCAAGATTAATC GAAAATATACAATTGTTGGAGTTTTCTCTTGGCTCATGCCCTCCTTTGCTAGGACTACATGGAACTTGTTGGTCAAAATCAGGGGAACAG AAAATCATGCGATTGGATTTCAACTGGGACACAACGGATCTAAGTATTTTGTTGCAAGCCAAGTTATCCATGCCGTTTAATCGAACAGCACGAATCGTTGTCAACAGTCTCTGCATCAAGGGAGAT ATTCTGATCAGACCGATTCTTGAAGGAAGAGCATTGCTTTATTCCTTTGTATCGAATCCTGAAGTTAGAATCGGAGTTGCTTTCGGTGGTGGCGGTGGCCAATCTCTCCCCGCTACAGAGCTTCCTGGTGTCTCCTCTTGGCTG GTAAAGATTCTAACGGAAACTTTGAACAAGAAGATGGTAGAGCCACGCCGGGGATGTTTCTCGTTACCCGCAACAGATCTTCACAAAACAGCCATCGGGGGAATTATCTACGTAACCGTTGTATCTGGTAACAATCTTAACCGCAGAATTCTTCGGGGAAGCCCCTCGAAAAGTTCTGAGATCGGAGAAGGTAGCAGCGGAAATAGCAGCAGCAAACCTGTTCAAACATTTGTGGAGGTCGAACTCGAGCAACTTTCTCGACGAACCGAGATGAAGTCAGGACCGAATCCAGCTTATCAGTCGACATTTAACATGATCTTACACGACAATACAGGGACACTCAAGTTTAACCTCTATGAAAATAATCCTGGGAGTGTCAGATATGACAGTCTCGCTAGCTGTGAAGTTAAG ATGAAATATGTAGGTGATGATTCAACGATGTTTTGGGCCGTTGGATCTGATAACGGTGTGATTGCAAAACACGCTGAGTTCTGTGGTCAAGAAATCGAGATGGTTGTTCCGTTTGAAGGAGTTAGCTCCGGAGAG TTGACTGTCCGGCTACTTCTAAAAGAATGGCACTTCTCTGATGGCTCACATAGCTTGAATAGCGTTAATTCGAGTTCATTACACTCCCTCGACAGCTCGTCTGCCCTCCTCTCGAAAACCGGCCGGAAAATTATCGTGACGGTTTTGGCTGGAAAGAACCTTGTTTCTAAAGATAAGTCCGGAAAATGTGATGCCTCTGTCAAGTTACAGTACGGAAAA ATTATACAAAAGACGAAGATAGTGAACGCAGCAGAGTGTGTGTGGAACCAGAAATTTGAGTTCGAAGAGTTAGCCGGAGAAGAATATTTAAAGGTGAAATGCTATAGAGAAGAGATGCTTGGCACGGACAACATCGGTACAGCTACATTGAGTCTTCAAGGAATCAATAACAGCGAAATGCATATATGGGTTCCGCTTGAAGATGTTAATTCTGGAGAAATAGAGCTTTTGATCGAAGCTTTGGATCCCGAGTACAGCGAA GCGGATTCTAGTAAAGGCTTGATTGAATTGGTTCTCGTTGAAGCGCGGGATCTTGTGGCCGCGGATATTAGAGGAACCAGTGATCCTTATGTTAGGGTTCAATatggagagaagaaacagaggacaAAG gtgatttatAAGACGTTGCAACCAAAATGGAACCAGACAATGGAGTTTCCAGATGATGGGAGCTCCTTGGAGCTACATGTGAAAGACTATAACACTCTGCTTCCGACTTCAAGCATCGGTAACTGCGTTGTGGAGTACCAAGGGTTAAAGCCAAATGAGACTGCCGATAAGTGGATAATTCTCCAAGGAGTGAAACACGGGGAGGTCCATGTCAGAGTCACGAGGAAAGTCACGGAGATTCAGAGACGCGCCAGCGCAGGTCCTGGCACACCGTTTAACAAAGCTCTGTTACTGTCCAACCAGATGAAGCAGGTGATGATAAAGTTTCAGAATTTGATTGACGATGGAGATCTTGAAGGTCTTGCTGAAGCTTTAGAAGAGCTGGAAAGTTTGGAGGACGAACAAGAACAGTATTTGCTCCAGCTTCAGACAGAGCAATCGCTGCTTATCAACAAGATCAAAGACCTTGGTAAGGAGATTCTTAACTCATCCCCAGCTCAAGCCCCGTCTCGAGATTCTTAA
- the SHH2 gene encoding DNA-BINDING TRANSCRIPTION FACTOR 2 (sequence-specific DNA binding transcription factors;sequence-specific DNA binding; FUNCTIONS IN: sequence-specific DNA binding, sequence-specific DNA binding transcription factor activity; INVOLVED IN: regulation of transcription, DNA-dependent; EXPRESSED IN: 22 plant structures; EXPRESSED DURING: 13 growth stages; CONTAINS InterPro DOMAIN/s: Homeobox (InterPro:IPR001356); BEST Arabidopsis thaliana protein match is: unknown protein (TAIR:AT1G15215.2); Has 91 Blast hits to 88 proteins in 16 species: Archae - 0; Bacteria - 0; Metazoa - 0; Fungi - 0; Plants - 91; Viruses - 0; Other Eukaryotes - 0 (source: NCBI BLink).) codes for MGRPPSNGGPAFRFILPEVTEMEAILLQHNTAMPGRHILEALADKFSESPERKGKVVVQFKQIWNWFQNRRYALRARGNKAPGKLNVSSMPRMDLPNQMRSVIQPLSVPKTTHMTGNLPGMTPAPSGSLVPGVMRSGSDNSYLEFEAKSARDGAWYDVQAFLAHRNLEIGDPEVQVRFAGFEVEEDEWINVKKHVRQRSLPCEASECVAVLAGDLVLCFQEGKDQALYFDAIVLDAQRRRHDVRGCRCRFLVRYSHDQSEEIVPLRKICRRPETDYRLQQLHNAVNDLANSNQHQIPALDAAAKTPLSLPGATVPIVAPESKDPSLSATPATLVQPSSNAATVPAGSA; via the exons ATGGGTCGACCTCCCAGTAATGGCGGTCCGGCGTTTCGATTTATCCTGCCTGAG GTAACGGAGATGGAAGCAATTTTGCTACAGCATAATACAGCAATGCCAGGTCGACATATTCTTGAAGCTCTTGCTGATAAGTTTAG TGAATCACCTGAGCGGAAGGGGAAAGTTGTTGTGCAGTTCAAGCAA ATCTGGAACTGGTTTCAAAATAGGCGATATGCTTTACGAGCAAGGGGAAACAAAGCTCCTGGGAAGCTAAATGTATCTTCCATGCCGCGTATGGATTTACCAAATCAGATGAGAAGTGTGATTCAACCATTATCAGTTCCTAAAACCACTCATATGACTGGAAATTTACCCGGCATGACGCCTGCCCCTTCTGGTAGTTTAG TTCCCGGTGTCATGAGGAGTGGTTCAGACAACTCTTACTTGGAATTTGAAGCCAAATCTGCCAGGGATGGTGCATG GTATGATGTGCAAGCTTTCCTAGCTCATAGAAACTTGGAGATTGGTGATCCG GAAGTGCAGGTTCGATTTGCGGGTTTcgaagttgaagaagatgaatggaTAAATGTCAAAAAGCATGTAAGACAACGGTCTCTCCCATGTGAAGCATCAGAATGTGTTGCAGTTCTTGCTGGAGATCTCGTCCTTTGTTTCCAG GAAGGAAAAGATCAAGCTCTTTACTTTGACGCCATTGTTCTTGACGcacagagaagaagacatgatGTCAGAGGTTGTCGTTGTAGGTTCTTGGTGCGTTACAGCCACGACCAGTCCGAG GAAATCGTTCCCTTGAGGAAGATTTGTCGGCGGCCCGAGACAGATTACAGGCTACAACAACTTCACAACGCCGTAAACGATTTGGCTAACTCAAATCAGCATCAGATACCCGCTCTAGATGCGGCTGCAAAAACCCCTCTGTCACTACCCGGAGCTACAGTTCCCATTGTTGCACCCGAGTCAAAAGATCCGAGCCTGAGTGCCACTCCAGCCACTTTGGTTCAGCCTAGCTCCAATGCAGCTACTGTTCCCGCTGGTTCAGCCTAG